The genomic stretch CACGCCACTGGAAAGGACGGGGTGAGGTTCTTCACCGAGAACAAGGTACAGGTCACCCGCTACCTGTCTGACCCCACGGGTCCTGCTCCTGAAGTGGAGGGAACCGTCGGGCCCGGCGCCTGAGGGTCCAGCTTCCAATACAACCAGGGAAATGAACGATCCCGATACTCTGGAAAGGGAGACAAAAGGGTGACGGAGTCGCCGAGCAAGAACAAGATAGCCGCAGACGCGGAAGTCAAGGAAGACAAAGGTCTAAGGCACGATTCAGTCGGTATTCTGGGCAGCGTTGTCCTTGGTGTCTCGTGCGTGGCTCCGGCCTACGCGCTTACCGCGACGCTAGGCCCGACCGTCGGCGAGGTCGGACTGCAGATGCCGGCGATCTTCCTGGCGGGCTTCATCCCGATGCTGCTCGTGGCGTACGCGTACCGGGAGCTCAACAACGTCGCCCCCGACTGCGGCACCTCGTTCACCTGGACCGTGAAGGCTTTCGGGCCGCACATAGGGTGGATGTGCGGCTGGGGGCTGGTCCTGGCGACGGTGATCGTACTGTCCAACCTCGTGGGTGTAGCAGTAACGTTCTTCTACCTGATGCTCGGCAATATCTTCGGCAGCCAGAGCATCGGGGCGCTGGGCGATAACTCGCTGGTAAACGTGCTAACCACCCTCGTCTTCGTCGCCGCGGCCACGGCTATCTCCTACCGGGGCATGACCGCGACCAAGGAGCTCCAGTACGTGCTCGTCGGGCTACAGGTGGTGGTCCTCGCGCTCTTCGTAACCATGGCGTTCGCCGGTGGTATCGGCGGGGGATCTAGCCTCGCCATCGGGTTCTCCTGGAGCTGGCTAAACCCGTTCGCCATACAATCCTTTACGGCGTTCATGGCCGGGCTTTCTCTGTCCATCTTCATCTTCTGGGGCTGGGACACCACGCTAACCGTCAACGAGGAGACCACGGCCAGCGACAAGACGCCGGGGCGGGCTGCCCTGCTGACCATACTCACGATCCTCGGCATATACATGCTGGTCGCGATCTCGGCCCAGATGTTCGCCGGTATCGGGACGGAGGGCGCCGGTCTCGGCAACCCGGCGACCGAGGATAACGTGTTCGCCGCCCTGTCCGGCCCCGTGATGGGCGGGCTCGGGATCGCGCTCTTTCTCGCGGTGATGGCGAGCGCCGCCTCGAGCCTGCAGACGACGTTCTTGCCGGCCGCCCGGACGATGCTCGCCATGTCGTACTACAAGGCCGCCCCGGAGCACTTCTCCCGGGTTCACCCCCGGTTTCAGTCGCCATCTTTC from Rubrobacter aplysinae encodes the following:
- a CDS encoding APC family permease yields the protein MTESPSKNKIAADAEVKEDKGLRHDSVGILGSVVLGVSCVAPAYALTATLGPTVGEVGLQMPAIFLAGFIPMLLVAYAYRELNNVAPDCGTSFTWTVKAFGPHIGWMCGWGLVLATVIVLSNLVGVAVTFFYLMLGNIFGSQSIGALGDNSLVNVLTTLVFVAAATAISYRGMTATKELQYVLVGLQVVVLALFVTMAFAGGIGGGSSLAIGFSWSWLNPFAIQSFTAFMAGLSLSIFIFWGWDTTLTVNEETTASDKTPGRAALLTILTILGIYMLVAISAQMFAGIGTEGAGLGNPATEDNVFAALSGPVMGGLGIALFLAVMASAASSLQTTFLPAARTMLAMSYYKAAPEHFSRVHPRFQSPSFATMFSGVATAIFYTLMMFISENVLVDTIYSLGLMIAFYYSLTAFSCVWYFRGELLASLKNFLFKGLFPGLGGIMLAILFVKTAIDTWDPAYGTGGTIFGIGNVFVLGVGLLLLGIVLMFAWRLRAPAFFRGETLTRDTASLVTEEELVGESEEDR